A section of the Mycolicibacterium anyangense genome encodes:
- a CDS encoding class I adenylate-forming enzyme family protein: MSIALLLDMAQGGSLADPDLTAIVSGELRLSVAELSALADGGAGVVAVSGAEHVAYVGTGGAMLPLLLFASARAAVPFTPLNYRLSAENLRTLIGRLPEPLVVVDDEYRDAVGDCGRQVITSAEFLNAARTGDPLADAAGPDPDAVAVVLFTSGTTSAPKAVELSHNNLTSYIMGTVDFDSAEPGDASLICVPPYHIAGVSAALSNLYAGRRMVYLTAFDAGEWVRLVDGESVTSATVVPTMLDRIVTELEAASSTLPTLRSLAYGGSKVALPLVRKALRLLPDVGFVNAYGLTETSSTIAVLTPDDHRVAFSSEHPDVVRRLGSVGRPVPTIEVQIRGEDGTVLGPNETGELFVRGEQVSGRYTGIGSVLDDEGWFPTKDVAYLDADGYLFIGGRSDDTIIRGGENIAPAEIEDVLVEHPDVHECAVVGVEDPSWGQIIVAVVVPAAGSTPDVEAVREFVRSQLRGSRTPDRVVFREELPANATGKVLRRDLVRELNESVKEPV; this comes from the coding sequence ATGAGCATCGCTCTGTTGTTGGACATGGCGCAGGGTGGCAGCTTGGCCGACCCTGACCTCACCGCAATCGTGTCAGGAGAGCTGCGGCTGTCGGTGGCCGAGCTCAGCGCGCTGGCCGACGGCGGTGCAGGCGTGGTGGCGGTATCCGGTGCCGAGCACGTCGCGTACGTCGGCACCGGCGGCGCGATGTTGCCCCTGTTGCTGTTCGCCTCGGCTCGTGCGGCGGTTCCGTTCACCCCCCTCAATTACCGGCTCTCCGCAGAGAACCTGCGGACGTTGATCGGTAGGCTGCCGGAACCCTTGGTGGTTGTCGACGATGAATACCGCGACGCGGTCGGGGACTGCGGTCGGCAGGTCATCACTTCGGCTGAGTTTCTCAACGCCGCCCGAACCGGTGATCCGCTGGCCGACGCGGCTGGGCCGGATCCTGACGCCGTGGCGGTGGTTTTGTTCACCTCCGGTACTACGTCAGCACCGAAAGCTGTTGAGCTGTCACACAATAACTTGACCAGCTACATCATGGGGACGGTCGACTTCGACTCCGCCGAGCCTGGTGACGCCTCACTGATCTGTGTTCCGCCGTACCACATCGCCGGGGTGTCGGCGGCGTTGTCGAATCTGTACGCCGGGCGCAGGATGGTCTACCTGACCGCATTCGACGCCGGTGAATGGGTGCGCCTGGTCGACGGCGAGAGCGTCACGTCTGCGACCGTTGTCCCCACGATGCTCGATCGCATCGTCACGGAGCTTGAAGCGGCGTCCAGTACGCTTCCGACGTTGCGTTCACTGGCCTATGGTGGCTCGAAAGTCGCATTGCCCCTGGTACGTAAGGCGCTGAGGCTGCTGCCCGATGTCGGCTTCGTCAACGCCTACGGGCTGACCGAGACCAGTTCGACGATCGCGGTGCTGACGCCAGATGACCACCGGGTGGCGTTTTCTTCCGAACACCCAGATGTGGTGCGGCGGTTGGGCTCGGTGGGTCGTCCGGTGCCCACGATCGAGGTTCAGATCCGCGGCGAGGACGGCACGGTCCTCGGTCCGAACGAGACTGGTGAGCTGTTTGTCCGCGGTGAGCAGGTTTCCGGCCGGTACACCGGGATCGGCTCGGTCCTCGACGACGAGGGCTGGTTCCCGACGAAGGACGTCGCATACCTCGACGCGGATGGCTATCTCTTCATCGGCGGTCGATCCGACGACACCATCATCCGCGGTGGCGAGAACATCGCGCCTGCGGAGATCGAGGATGTGCTTGTCGAGCACCCGGATGTCCACGAGTGCGCCGTGGTCGGTGTCGAGGATCCCTCATGGGGGCAGATCATCGTCGCCGTCGTGGTTCCCGCGGCCGGGTCGACGCCTGACGTCGAGGCCGTGCGCGAGTTCGTCCGCTCCCAGCTGCGAGGATCGCGGACCCCCGATCGCGTCGTGTTCCGAGAGGAGCTGCCCGCCAACGCCACCGGCAAGGTGCTGCGGCGTGACCTCGTGCGCGAGCTCAACGAATCTGTAAAGGAGCCAGTGTGA
- the guaB gene encoding IMP dehydrogenase: protein MSIAEGSTGRIDGLAARLSGLVDDPVFTGGDDPNKVAMLGLTFDDVLLLPAASDVVPANADTSSQLTKKIRLKVPLVSSAMDTVTEARMAIAMARQGGMGVLHRNLSIAEQAGQVEMVKRSEAGMVTDPVTCSPDNTLAEVDAMCARFRISGLPVVDAQGSLVGIITNRDMRFEVDMSKPVAEVMTKSPLITAQEGVSADAALGLLRRNKIEKLPIVDGHGRLTGLITVKDFVKTEQHPLATKDSDGRLLVGAAVGVGDDAWDRAMALADAGVDVLVVDTAHAHNRLVLEMVGKVKAEVGDRVEVIGGNVATRGAAAALVEAGADAVKVGVGPGSICTTRVVAGVGAPQITAILEATAACAPHGIPVIADGGLQYSGDIAKALAAGASTAMLGSLLAGTAEAPGELIFVNGKQFKSYRGMGSLGAMQGRGAAKSYSKDRYFQDDVLSEDKLVPEGIEGRVPFRGPLATVIHQLTGGLRAAMGYTGAASIEGLQRAQFVRITAAGLKESHPHDITMTVEAPNYYAR, encoded by the coding sequence ATGTCCATTGCCGAAGGCAGCACCGGCCGCATCGACGGTCTCGCCGCGCGTCTGTCAGGCCTGGTCGATGACCCGGTCTTCACCGGCGGTGACGATCCGAACAAGGTCGCGATGCTGGGCCTGACGTTCGATGACGTGCTGCTGTTGCCGGCGGCCTCCGACGTCGTGCCCGCCAACGCCGACACGTCCAGCCAGCTCACCAAGAAGATCCGGCTGAAGGTGCCGCTGGTCAGCTCGGCCATGGACACCGTGACCGAGGCCCGGATGGCCATCGCGATGGCCCGCCAGGGCGGCATGGGCGTGCTGCACCGCAACCTGTCGATCGCTGAACAGGCTGGTCAGGTCGAGATGGTCAAGCGCTCCGAGGCCGGGATGGTCACCGACCCGGTCACCTGTTCGCCGGACAACACGCTGGCTGAGGTCGACGCCATGTGCGCCCGCTTCCGCATCTCGGGTCTGCCGGTCGTCGATGCCCAGGGGTCGCTGGTCGGCATCATCACCAACCGCGACATGCGCTTCGAAGTCGATATGAGCAAGCCGGTGGCGGAAGTCATGACCAAGTCACCCCTGATCACCGCCCAAGAAGGCGTGAGTGCCGACGCGGCACTGGGCCTGTTGCGCCGCAACAAGATCGAGAAGCTTCCGATCGTCGACGGCCACGGCCGGCTGACCGGGCTGATCACCGTCAAGGACTTCGTCAAAACCGAGCAGCACCCGCTGGCCACCAAGGACAGCGACGGCCGGCTGCTGGTCGGTGCGGCCGTCGGTGTCGGTGACGACGCCTGGGACCGCGCCATGGCGCTGGCCGACGCCGGCGTCGACGTGCTGGTGGTCGACACCGCACACGCGCACAACCGGCTCGTGCTGGAGATGGTCGGCAAGGTCAAGGCCGAGGTCGGTGACCGGGTCGAGGTCATCGGCGGCAACGTGGCCACCCGCGGTGCGGCGGCCGCTCTGGTCGAGGCCGGCGCCGACGCCGTCAAGGTCGGTGTGGGCCCCGGTTCCATCTGCACCACCCGCGTCGTCGCGGGCGTCGGTGCACCTCAGATCACGGCGATCCTGGAAGCCACCGCGGCCTGTGCACCGCACGGTATCCCGGTGATCGCCGACGGTGGCCTGCAGTACTCCGGTGACATCGCCAAGGCATTGGCCGCGGGTGCCTCCACCGCCATGCTCGGCTCACTGCTGGCCGGCACCGCCGAGGCGCCCGGCGAATTGATCTTTGTGAACGGAAAGCAGTTCAAGAGCTACCGCGGCATGGGGTCACTGGGTGCCATGCAGGGCCGGGGTGCGGCCAAGTCGTACTCCAAGGACCGCTACTTCCAGGACGACGTGCTGTCCGAGGACAAGCTGGTGCCCGAGGGCATCGAGGGCCGGGTGCCGTTCCGTGGCCCGCTGGCCACCGTCATCCATCAGCTCACCGGCGGCCTGCGCGCCGCCATGGGCTACACCGGTGCGGCGTCCATCGAGGGGCTGCAGCGCGCGCAGTTCGTCCGCATCACCGCGGCGGGCCTCAAGGAGAGCCATCCGCACGACATCACGATGACTGTCGAAGCTCCCAACTACTACGCCCGCTAG
- a CDS encoding CaiB/BaiF CoA transferase family protein has translation MPNLLDGVRVVESAVLLNGDTVGMLLGDLGADVIKVESPPVGDYLRYFLGQIVPGVSVPHAQVNRNKRSVLLNLSDDSDRETFWRLIDTADIFVDGNRPGVCEKLGVGPDAMRARKPSLVYVQHTGFGAVGPYANIPTHGMLMNALVGAHAVRRGEDGLLERGSFEQDGANMGGEATSVGALHAALHAVAALYRARQTGLGAYIDVAGSDATAMTAWIALALQRNDHRITDRSGMATRSDGEMKGSRYQFYETADGRIALFGCIEQRFWDKWAAAAGREDLVGRQADTSNGSVDWGDDVERHLVAEVIATKTLDEWLALAAEHGFALGAAHQSIEEVAADPHIAGRNVFVEGEHPVAGPISYVGSAAIVDGEPFVVRRHAPAPGEHTEEVLAELAGDRG, from the coding sequence GTGCCCAACTTGCTTGATGGTGTGCGGGTTGTCGAATCTGCGGTCTTGCTCAACGGTGACACCGTGGGCATGCTGCTCGGCGATCTTGGCGCCGACGTCATCAAGGTCGAGTCGCCACCCGTCGGTGACTACCTGCGCTACTTTCTCGGACAGATCGTCCCGGGCGTCAGTGTTCCGCACGCTCAGGTCAACCGAAACAAGCGCTCGGTGTTGCTGAATCTCAGCGATGACTCCGACCGGGAGACGTTTTGGCGACTGATCGACACCGCCGACATCTTCGTGGACGGGAACCGTCCCGGTGTATGCGAGAAGTTGGGAGTGGGACCGGACGCGATGCGGGCCCGCAAGCCGAGCCTGGTCTATGTGCAGCACACCGGTTTTGGAGCCGTCGGCCCTTACGCGAACATTCCGACCCACGGGATGCTGATGAATGCGTTGGTGGGTGCCCACGCGGTGCGGCGCGGTGAAGACGGCCTGCTCGAGAGGGGATCCTTCGAACAGGACGGTGCCAATATGGGCGGGGAGGCCACCAGTGTTGGTGCTCTGCACGCCGCGCTCCATGCTGTGGCGGCGCTGTATCGGGCCAGGCAGACCGGCTTGGGCGCCTACATCGACGTCGCTGGGTCAGACGCAACCGCGATGACGGCGTGGATCGCATTGGCGTTGCAGCGCAACGATCATCGCATCACCGACCGATCTGGAATGGCCACCAGATCCGATGGTGAGATGAAGGGGTCGCGATACCAGTTCTATGAAACCGCCGACGGCAGGATTGCGCTGTTCGGCTGTATCGAGCAACGGTTCTGGGACAAATGGGCGGCGGCGGCGGGGCGCGAGGACCTGGTCGGGCGGCAGGCGGACACGTCCAACGGCTCGGTCGACTGGGGCGACGACGTCGAACGCCACCTGGTTGCCGAAGTGATTGCCACCAAGACGTTGGACGAGTGGTTGGCTCTGGCCGCCGAGCACGGCTTCGCACTCGGTGCAGCCCATCAGAGCATCGAGGAGGTCGCCGCTGATCCGCATATCGCTGGCCGCAATGTCTTCGTAGAGGGTGAGCACCCGGTGGCCGGCCCGATCTCCTACGTCGGTTCGGCCGCGATCGTCGACGGCGAACCCTTCGTGGTGCGCCGCCATGCTCCCGCGCCGGGTGAGCACACCGAAGAGGTGCTTGCCGAGCTGGCCGGCGACCGGGGCTGA
- a CDS encoding GMC oxidoreductase, with protein sequence MEPDFDVLIIGSGFGGSVSALRLTEKGYQVGVLEAGRRFADHEFAKTSWRLREFLWAPRLGCYGIQRIHLLRNVMILAGAGVGGGSLNYANTLYIPPDPFFNDPQWKTITDWRAELMPHYDQAQRMLGVVKNPTFTDADRIMKEVADDMGVGDTFTPTPVGVFFGPNGEKTPGKTVPDPYFGGVGPARTGCIECGECMTGCRHGAKNTLVKNYLGLAEKAGAQVFPMTTVTGFEQRADGIWEIHTVRTGRWARKHARTFTAGQLILAAGTWGTQNLLFKMRDGGKLPKLSDKLGVLTRTNSESIVGAGRLEARPDLDLTHGVAITSSIHPSPDTHVEPCRYGKGSNAMGLLQTLMTDGPGPQGTDVPRWKQLFLNAGEDPRAMLRMLSPRRWSERTMISLVMQHLDNSITTYTKRGVLGLRRITSKQGHGEPNPTWIPVGNEVTRRIAEKIDGVAGGTWGELFNIPLTAHFLGGAAIGDSAEHGVIDPYQRVYGYPTLHIMDGAAISANLGVNPSLSITAQAERATSLWPNHGEDDLRPVQGQAYRRLEPIAPKNPVVPVDAPGGLRHLPITPVNSAG encoded by the coding sequence ATGGAACCGGATTTCGACGTTCTCATCATCGGTTCGGGCTTCGGCGGCAGCGTCAGTGCGCTGCGGCTGACCGAGAAGGGCTACCAGGTCGGCGTGCTGGAAGCGGGCCGGCGGTTCGCTGACCACGAGTTCGCCAAGACGTCCTGGCGGCTCCGTGAGTTCCTGTGGGCACCCCGGCTGGGCTGCTACGGCATCCAGCGCATCCACCTGCTGCGCAACGTGATGATCCTGGCCGGAGCCGGTGTCGGCGGTGGATCGCTGAACTACGCCAACACCCTCTACATCCCGCCGGACCCGTTCTTCAACGATCCGCAGTGGAAGACCATCACCGACTGGCGCGCCGAACTCATGCCGCACTACGACCAGGCCCAGCGGATGCTCGGCGTGGTCAAGAACCCGACCTTCACCGACGCCGACCGCATCATGAAGGAAGTGGCCGACGACATGGGCGTCGGCGATACTTTCACGCCCACCCCGGTCGGGGTGTTCTTTGGCCCGAACGGGGAGAAGACCCCGGGCAAGACGGTGCCCGACCCGTACTTCGGTGGTGTCGGCCCGGCCCGCACCGGCTGCATCGAGTGCGGCGAGTGCATGACCGGGTGCCGACACGGCGCCAAGAACACCCTGGTCAAGAACTACCTGGGACTCGCCGAAAAAGCTGGGGCGCAAGTCTTTCCGATGACCACCGTCACCGGGTTCGAGCAGCGGGCCGACGGCATCTGGGAGATCCACACCGTGCGTACCGGCCGGTGGGCCCGCAAGCACGCCCGCACGTTCACCGCCGGGCAGCTGATCCTGGCAGCCGGTACCTGGGGCACCCAGAACCTGCTGTTCAAGATGCGCGACGGCGGCAAGCTGCCGAAGCTGTCGGACAAACTCGGCGTCCTGACCCGCACCAACTCGGAGTCCATCGTCGGCGCCGGGCGGCTGGAGGCCCGCCCCGACCTGGACCTCACCCACGGCGTGGCCATCACGTCGTCGATCCACCCGAGCCCGGACACCCACGTCGAGCCCTGCCGCTACGGCAAGGGCTCCAACGCCATGGGCCTGTTGCAGACGCTGATGACCGACGGCCCAGGGCCGCAGGGCACCGACGTGCCGCGTTGGAAGCAGCTGTTCCTCAACGCCGGTGAAGACCCGCGCGCCATGCTGCGGATGCTCTCGCCGCGACGCTGGAGCGAGCGCACCATGATCTCGCTGGTGATGCAGCACCTGGACAACTCCATCACCACCTACACCAAGCGCGGGGTGCTCGGCCTGCGCCGGATCACCAGCAAGCAGGGGCACGGCGAGCCGAACCCGACGTGGATCCCGGTCGGCAACGAGGTCACCCGGCGCATCGCCGAGAAGATCGACGGCGTGGCCGGCGGCACCTGGGGCGAGCTGTTCAACATCCCGCTCACTGCGCACTTCCTCGGCGGCGCCGCGATCGGCGACAGCGCCGAGCATGGCGTGATCGACCCCTACCAGCGGGTCTACGGCTATCCGACGCTGCACATCATGGACGGCGCGGCCATCTCGGCCAACCTCGGCGTCAACCCGTCACTGTCCATCACCGCCCAGGCCGAGCGCGCCACCTCGTTGTGGCCCAACCACGGCGAGGACGATCTACGGCCCGTCCAGGGACAGGCCTACCGGCGGCTGGAGCCGATCGCCCCGAAGAATCCGGTGGTCCCGGTCGACGCCCCGGGCGGCCTGCGTCACCTGCCGATCACGCCGGTCAACTCGGCGGGCTGA
- a CDS encoding DUF5319 domain-containing protein, whose amino-acid sequence MRDHLPPGLPPDPFADDPCDPSAALDALEPGQPLDPQERAAVEADLADLAVYEALLAHKGIRGLVVCCDECQQDHYHDWDMLRANLLQLLVDGTVRPHEPAYDPEPDAYVTWDYCRGYADASLNEATSDYDGFR is encoded by the coding sequence GTGCGCGACCACCTTCCACCAGGCCTGCCGCCAGATCCGTTCGCCGACGACCCGTGCGATCCCTCGGCGGCGCTCGATGCACTGGAGCCCGGCCAGCCCCTGGACCCCCAGGAACGTGCTGCGGTGGAAGCTGATCTGGCCGACCTGGCGGTGTATGAGGCCCTGCTCGCCCACAAGGGCATCCGCGGACTGGTGGTCTGCTGCGACGAATGCCAGCAGGACCACTACCACGACTGGGACATGTTGCGCGCCAACCTACTTCAGCTTCTCGTCGACGGCACCGTCCGCCCGCACGAGCCGGCCTACGATCCCGAACCGGACGCGTACGTCACGTGGGACTACTGCCGGGGCTACGCCGACGCGTCCCTGAACGAGGCGACCTCGGACTACGACGGCTTCCGCTGA
- a CDS encoding acyl-CoA thioesterase, whose product MIAPPPPLRIEPRWTDLDPVGHVNNNVFLVYAEEARARFLHAALPEASKHIVVVHNSIDYHSSVLVTDVLAVTSRVESIGRTSFTTLNTIATDTGRECATVRTVQVVLDPAEQRSRPWTEAERATLEGLTADPAVR is encoded by the coding sequence GTGATAGCGCCGCCCCCGCCCCTTCGGATCGAGCCCCGCTGGACCGATCTGGATCCAGTTGGCCACGTCAACAACAACGTGTTCCTGGTCTATGCAGAAGAGGCCCGGGCACGTTTTCTGCACGCCGCGCTCCCGGAGGCGTCGAAGCACATCGTGGTCGTGCACAACTCCATCGACTACCACAGCTCCGTTCTGGTGACCGACGTCCTGGCGGTGACCTCGCGAGTGGAATCGATTGGTCGAACGTCGTTCACCACGCTGAACACCATCGCGACCGACACCGGGCGCGAGTGCGCGACGGTGCGCACGGTGCAGGTCGTGCTCGATCCGGCCGAGCAGCGCTCCCGCCCATGGACCGAAGCCGAACGAGCAACGCTGGAGGGCCTGACCGCCGATCCGGCGGTTCGCTAA
- a CDS encoding CaiB/BaiF CoA transferase family protein, with protein MTGPLTGLRVVELAGIGPGPHAAMVLGDLGADVVRVERPGGEPMPANDLTLRSRRIVVVDLKSDEGREVVLQLVARADVLIEGYRPGVTERLGLGPEDCAKVNERLVYARMTGWGQDGPRAQQAGHDINYISVNGILHAIGRAGEKPVPPLNLVGDFGGGSMFLLVGIFAALWERQTSGRGQVVDAAMVDGSSVLAQMMWSMRSLGVWNDARGVNLLDGGAPYYDTYETADGKHVAVGAIEPQFYAQLVAGLGLDSAGLPAQNDVARWGELRATFAEAFAAKDRDHWANVFDGTDACVTPVLSFGEAETEAHLVARQTLFGQAANLQPMPAPRFSRSDPGAPTAPGLEKAEAATVLREWDR; from the coding sequence ATGACCGGCCCGTTGACCGGACTGCGCGTGGTCGAACTGGCTGGGATCGGTCCCGGGCCGCATGCCGCGATGGTCCTCGGCGACCTCGGTGCCGACGTTGTGCGCGTCGAGCGTCCGGGTGGAGAGCCGATGCCCGCGAATGACCTCACGCTACGCAGTCGGCGCATCGTCGTCGTCGATCTGAAGAGCGACGAGGGCCGCGAGGTGGTGCTGCAACTCGTTGCCAGAGCCGACGTTCTGATCGAGGGGTATCGACCGGGCGTCACCGAGCGACTCGGATTGGGCCCCGAAGACTGCGCCAAGGTCAACGAGCGACTGGTCTACGCCCGGATGACGGGGTGGGGACAGGACGGTCCCCGTGCCCAGCAGGCCGGGCACGATATCAACTACATCTCCGTCAACGGCATCCTGCATGCCATCGGTCGCGCGGGGGAAAAGCCGGTGCCGCCCTTGAATCTCGTGGGCGACTTCGGTGGCGGGTCAATGTTCCTGCTGGTCGGGATCTTCGCGGCATTGTGGGAACGTCAGACTTCGGGCAGGGGACAGGTGGTCGACGCCGCCATGGTCGACGGGTCGTCGGTGCTGGCGCAGATGATGTGGAGCATGCGAAGCCTGGGTGTGTGGAATGACGCCCGGGGCGTGAACCTGCTCGACGGTGGAGCGCCGTATTACGACACCTATGAGACGGCCGATGGCAAGCATGTTGCGGTCGGCGCGATCGAGCCGCAGTTCTACGCTCAACTGGTGGCTGGTCTGGGCCTGGACTCGGCGGGTCTGCCCGCCCAGAATGACGTAGCGCGCTGGGGGGAGCTGCGGGCCACGTTCGCTGAGGCCTTTGCTGCCAAGGATCGTGATCACTGGGCCAACGTCTTCGACGGCACCGACGCGTGCGTGACTCCGGTGTTGAGCTTCGGTGAGGCAGAAACCGAAGCGCATCTCGTCGCGCGCCAGACATTGTTCGGGCAGGCCGCGAATCTGCAGCCGATGCCTGCGCCCCGGTTTTCCCGCAGCGACCCCGGCGCGCCGACCGCTCCTGGCCTCGAAAAGGCCGAAGCGGCAACTGTTCTGCGGGAATGGGATCGGTAG
- a CDS encoding GuaB3 family IMP dehydrogenase-related protein produces MVEIGMGRTARRTYELDDINIVPSRRTRSSQDVSTAWQLDAYRFEIPVVAHPTDALVSPEFAIELGRLGGLGVLNGEGLIGRHADVEAKIAEVIEAAAKEPEPSTSIRMLQQLHAAPLDPELLGAAVARIREAGVTTAVRVSPQNAQLLTPTLVAAGIDLLVIQGTIISAERVANDGEPLNLKTFISELDVPVVAGGVLDHRTALHLMRTGAAGVIVGYGSTSGATTSDEVLGISVPMATAIADAAAARREYLDETGGRYVHVLADGDIHTSGDLAKAIACGADAVVLGTPLSASAEALGDGWFWPSAAAHPSLPRGALLQVAVGERPSLDRVLNGPSDDPFGSLNLVGGLRRSMAKAGYCDLKEFQKVGLTVGS; encoded by the coding sequence ATGGTGGAAATCGGCATGGGCAGGACCGCCCGCCGCACGTACGAACTCGACGACATCAACATCGTGCCGTCCCGTCGTACTCGCTCGTCGCAGGACGTGTCCACGGCCTGGCAACTCGACGCCTACCGGTTCGAGATCCCCGTCGTCGCCCACCCGACCGACGCGCTGGTGTCCCCGGAGTTCGCCATCGAACTGGGCCGTCTTGGTGGTCTCGGGGTGCTCAACGGTGAAGGTTTGATCGGCCGGCACGCCGACGTGGAAGCCAAGATCGCCGAGGTGATCGAGGCGGCCGCCAAGGAGCCCGAGCCCTCGACCTCGATCCGGATGTTGCAGCAATTGCACGCAGCGCCCCTGGATCCCGAGCTGCTCGGTGCGGCGGTGGCCCGCATCCGGGAGGCCGGGGTGACCACGGCGGTACGGGTGAGCCCCCAGAACGCTCAGTTACTCACCCCGACGCTGGTGGCCGCCGGTATCGATCTGCTGGTCATCCAGGGCACCATCATCTCCGCCGAACGGGTGGCGAACGACGGTGAGCCGCTGAACCTCAAGACGTTCATCTCCGAGCTCGACGTGCCGGTGGTCGCCGGTGGGGTGCTGGATCACCGCACCGCGCTGCACCTGATGAGAACCGGAGCAGCCGGGGTGATCGTCGGCTACGGGTCCACCTCCGGGGCCACCACCAGCGACGAGGTGCTGGGTATCAGCGTTCCGATGGCGACCGCGATCGCCGACGCGGCCGCGGCCCGCCGCGAGTACCTCGACGAGACCGGTGGTCGCTACGTGCACGTACTGGCCGACGGCGACATTCATACCTCCGGCGACCTGGCCAAGGCCATCGCCTGCGGCGCCGACGCGGTGGTGCTGGGAACCCCGCTGTCGGCGTCGGCTGAGGCGCTCGGTGACGGCTGGTTCTGGCCGTCGGCCGCTGCGCATCCGTCGCTGCCGCGCGGCGCGCTGCTGCAGGTGGCAGTCGGGGAGCGGCCGTCGCTGGACCGGGTGCTCAACGGGCCGTCCGATGACCCGTTCGGCTCGCTGAACCTCGTCGGCGGGTTGCGTCGCTCGATGGCCAAGGCCGGGTATTGCGATCTCAAGGAGTTCCAGAAGGTCGGCCTCACGGTCGGAAGCTAA
- a CDS encoding anti-sigma-D factor RsdA yields MPDFGRNSRNDDPSLDAIVRSDQFIDALANGYQPAAQDRADAMLASLLGEWRDETRWPPATGLITERDAVTALNAGIVEKRNQRGSGPGRSWRGLSIVGAAAAGVLAIGGFGAVVYGAGPGDALYGLHTMLFGEPKNVREDQVALASAAEQLKQVQQLVEQGDWPAAQAKLVEVNNQVAGVADAPQKQQVLEQWNELAAKVVQKDPAATVPPGITFTVPPSATELVPAVVTPSEGPGVPPTSVPGLPPITISTTPGEPSAVGGPGPSETSSSTETTSPAPQSTSTTVAPTTTSTTTAPTTTAVPTTTAPSTSSSAPTTSASSTTSSSPTTSATTSAPATSAGTTPTSTTATTTTKAAPTTTTTTTTGAAAAAQSPASTAATTTSVLVEQSATTAASTVSAPPAASTPSAIATVPSTAVQAPKSQPQIVITTTVVPLPLPAG; encoded by the coding sequence ATGCCTGATTTCGGTCGTAACTCCCGCAACGACGATCCGTCGCTGGATGCCATCGTGCGCAGCGACCAGTTCATCGATGCCCTGGCCAACGGCTACCAGCCGGCTGCCCAGGACCGGGCCGACGCCATGCTGGCGTCGCTGTTGGGCGAATGGCGCGATGAGACGCGCTGGCCGCCTGCGACTGGTCTGATCACCGAGCGGGACGCCGTGACCGCGCTCAACGCCGGCATCGTCGAGAAGCGCAACCAGCGCGGCTCCGGCCCGGGGCGCAGCTGGCGCGGCTTGAGCATCGTGGGCGCGGCGGCGGCCGGGGTGCTGGCGATCGGCGGCTTTGGTGCTGTCGTCTACGGCGCCGGTCCTGGTGATGCGCTGTATGGGCTGCACACCATGCTGTTCGGCGAGCCCAAGAATGTCCGCGAGGACCAGGTCGCCCTCGCCTCCGCCGCAGAGCAGCTCAAACAGGTTCAGCAGCTGGTCGAGCAGGGCGACTGGCCGGCCGCCCAGGCCAAATTGGTCGAGGTCAACAACCAGGTGGCCGGGGTCGCAGATGCGCCGCAGAAGCAGCAGGTTCTCGAGCAGTGGAACGAGTTGGCAGCCAAGGTCGTGCAGAAGGATCCGGCGGCCACCGTTCCGCCGGGTATCACCTTCACCGTGCCGCCCTCGGCAACCGAGCTGGTGCCCGCGGTCGTGACGCCATCGGAAGGGCCGGGAGTGCCACCGACCAGCGTGCCGGGTCTGCCGCCCATCACCATCTCGACCACGCCGGGCGAGCCCAGCGCGGTCGGTGGTCCGGGCCCGTCGGAGACGTCGTCGAGCACCGAGACCACGTCGCCCGCGCCGCAGAGCACGTCGACCACGGTCGCTCCCACGACCACGTCTACGACGACAGCTCCGACCACGACGGCCGTCCCCACGACGACGGCACCGTCGACCAGTTCGTCGGCACCGACCACGTCCGCGTCATCGACCACTTCGTCATCGCCGACCACGTCGGCGACGACCAGCGCACCGGCGACCAGCGCTGGGACCACGCCGACGAGCACCACCGCGACGACCACGACGAAGGCCGCGCCGACCACCACGACGACCACGACAACCGGAGCGGCTGCGGCCGCGCAGTCGCCGGCTTCGACCGCCGCCACCACGACATCGGTACTGGTCGAGCAGTCGGCGACCACGGCCGCCTCGACAGTGTCGGCACCGCCTGCGGCGTCGACACCCAGTGCGATCGCGACGGTGCCCTCGACGGCGGTTCAGGCTCCCAAGAGCCAACCGCAAATCGTGATTACCACCACTGTGGTGCCACTGCCGCTGCCCGCGGGGTAG